The genomic stretch atttgagttgtttctaccttttggttattgtgatagtgctgctatgaacattggtacaTAAGTATCTGTTTTGAGtccttgttttcaattcttttgggaagTAGAATTAATTACTGGATCATGTggcaattctgtgtttaattttgttgttgttgttgttgttttccacagtggctggacCACCTTATATTCTCACCAGTAATGCACAAGTGTTCCATTTTTCCATACACTCACCAAgacatgttattttctgttttcacttttgtttttattagccATCCTAACGGAtgggaagtggtatctcattgcagttttggtttgcatttgccTAATGAGGTGGATTTGTGGATTTGGTTTGCATTTACCaaacgtcttttcatgtgcttatttttccatttgtatgtcttctttggaaaaatatttgtttcggtcctttgcccattttttaattgggttgtctttttattattgggtTGTAAgaattctgaatacaagtccctCATCAGTAtatgatttagaaatattttttccgtTGTGtgggtgtcttttcattttctttatagtgtcttttgaagcacaaacactttttaatttttaagacttCCAATCTATTGTTTTGATGtgcttttgatgttgtatctaacaAGTCATTGTATAACCAAAGGTCAAaaagatttattcctatgttttcttctaagtgttttatagttttctctcttatgtttaggtctctgattcattctgagttaatttttgtatatggtgtaagacagcagtccaaattcattcttttgtttatagATACCCAgttgtcctagcaccatttgttaaaaagactttcctttcctttcctttccttttcttttttctctctcttgcttcctcactcccaccttccctcctttccttccttcatttcttttttcctaattgcaCTGCCTACAACTTCCAgtacaaaaaagtgaaaacattcttgtcttcttcctgatcttaagcacaaaacattcagtctttcaccattaagtattacgttagctgtaggttttggtagatattttttgttgttgttgttggttttgctttttaaatcaagaTGGGGAATTTCCTTTCTATGTCTAGttcctttcatgtttttatatGAAAAGGTATTGGATTTTGTTCAGatttattttctgcatctattaagttgatcatgtgtttttgttttattttctattattatggTATATGATATTGATTGACCTTCAtatattgattttcatatatgtgttcctgggattaatcccacttgatcctgtgTAAAATCCTTTGTTAATATTGTGTTGAGGATTCTTCTGTCTATATTCTTGAGACATTGCttagtagttttcttttcttgtgatatctgtctggttttggtagcagagTAATACTGGTCTCATAAAATATGTTGGCAAATGttccttcaattttttggaaaagtttgtgaAGGATTGCTATTAATTCCTCcttttttggtaaaattcactagattatcttttaaagatgttaaaaatgagaaataccttttacatttagctacatatttacctttttctttactCTTCATCCCTTTGTGTAGGTCTGTATTCCACCTGGTTCCTTTTGTATGAAAAGCTTACGTTAATATTTCTCATAGTGCAGTTTTGCTTGTGATAAAGTCTCTCAGCTTTTgtctgaaagttattttttttaaaaatttcagcattTTTAGGGTGTCACAGCATTGATCTCTGGCTCGCAGAGTTTCTGACAAAATTCTGCTGTCATCCTTATTCCTCAGTATGTTATGTGTCTTTTTTATGTgtgatgcttttaagattttttctttatcattgttTTTCAGCAATTTGATCATGAGCTACCTTGGTGTGGCTTTCTTTATGATTATTCTCCCTGTGGTTCATTGaccttcttggatctgtggtttcatagtttcatcaaatttggaaaattttccagCTATTGTTTATTCAAAAATAGTTTCTATTCTCCCCTCTCCTGTCCTTCTGGACTCCAGGTACACGTACATTAGGCCACTTGATATATATTTCCACAGGTATCTGATTCTctgttagttttttttccccattttttcctctctctttttcattttgaatagtttctattgctatgccTTTGTGTTCACGATGTTCTGGTGTCTAATCTGCTATTAgacagtgaattttttttcatattcttttccattatggtttatcacaggatattgaatatagttccctgtgctatacagtaggaccttgttgtttatccattctatatataatagtttgcatttgctaatcccaaacttccaatccataCCTTCCCACCCCCTTGCCCAcagcaactacaagtctgttctgtatctctgtgagtctgtttctgttttgtagataagttcatttgtgtcatatgttaGATATTtagtgatatcctatggtatttgtctttctctttctgacttacttcccttagtatgataatctctaggtccatccatgttgctgcaaatggcattatttcattcttttttaaggctgagtatattgtatatatataccttgtcttctttagccattcatctgttgatagacatttaggttgtttccatgtcttagctattttgagtagcgctgctatgaacacaggggtgcatgtatcttttcaaattatagctttgtccagatgtatgcccaggactgggattgctggatcatatggaaattctatttttagttttttgaggaacctccatactgttttccatagtgctgtgtcaatttacattcccgccaacagtgcaagagggttcccttttctccacaccctctccagcatttgttatttgtagactttttcatgatggccattctgaccagtgggaggtggcattgtagttttgatttgcatttctctaataattactgatgctgagcatcttttcatgggtcttagacagtgaattttttatttcatatattttatttttcctctctagaagttccatttaggtcttttttatatcttttatttcactttcatccctttcatggtttccttttcatctttgaacatatttataatatttataaaggctgttttaaagtctttgtctgcttgtttcctcatctctattGTGTCTTTTTCTGCAGATTTTTCTCCTGGGTATAGGTCATATTTTCTTGCGTCTTTGTATGTctagtaaatttttattggatgctcaatattttaaattttacaaaagtaaGTTTTGGATTTTGTTACCTTCCTTTAAAAAGTGTTGGACTTTTTCTGGAAGGCAGTTACTTTTAGATATTTGATCATTTTAAGGTTTGTTTCTAAGCTTTTTTAGGGCGAGTCTAGAGAAGCCTTTATTCTAGAACTAAGTTCTTCTACTTTCAATGTTTGATCCTTCAGGTTCCCTACTGAATGCCCCTTTTAATTACTCAGGTCTCTCCACTGTGGCTGgaggaaatgtaaattatttctgTCCCACTGTGAGCCCTAGGAAATGTTCATCTTACAGTTTCCTAGCTATTATTCCTTCACGGGAAGTTATTCTTTCCTAGCTTCATGGGGTCTCGTGTCATATGTGCCCAGATCATTATTCAGCTAAAGACTTAAGGGGACCCCTATGCAGACTTCTGGagttctttgcttttgtttgcaTAGTGCTGTTCTCTCAAGACCTCTGCCTTGGCCTCCCCAAGCCAAGATCTCTGGCTCCTTAACTCAGTGGGCTCATCAAACTCTCCACGTTCTGCAGCCTGGTTACTGCCTCTTGGCAGTAAGCTGGGGAAGTCATAAGGTTTGACTCATGTGTTTCCCGTTGTTCAGTGATCACAGTCCTGCAAGGCTGTGGACCAGTGTCTGAAAATAGTGgctcatatattttgtccaggtTTTCAGTTGCTTCCAGAAGGAGAATATTCTGGACTGTCTTCCTCCTGCACAGTCAGAAGCTCACATCTCCATTGAGTCTGTCTGTGTTTAGTCTGATGAGGTTCTGCCGCCTGGCCTCCTTTGAAGCTTCAGATGTCTGTGCTTCCACCAGCAACCTGGGCTGTCCCATGCGGGGTGTGCGCGTGTTGATCTGAACTCTGAGGCAGACTCCCCCTTTTCACTCTCTGCCCTTTTCCCCTTGCCTTTTGAAGAAAAAGTGTGAGCGTTATTGGGCACAAGAACAGGAGCCACTGCAGATTGGGCTTTTCTGCATCATTCTGGTGagctggggcagaggtgggaacAGCACTTTATGAAGTCTTGGCTGTTTTGGAAGATTTCACAGATGATTCTGAGTGGAAAGCTTTTGGGCTGGGCCTGAAATGATGAACAGTTTTCCCACAGTCCCCCTCACACTGCAGGGAGCTCTCTGGTATTAGCAATGCAAATAGTCAGAACTCATTATACACTGTTTTTGCATTTTAACTACTATCATGGTTATCTCTGTAAATGTTCATGTGCCTGGTTAGGttcttaaaattcttatttcccTTACCCTTTcaaaagaactcaggaaaatcTCTCATAAGTCATAAATACAATTGGTAttgaataaatacaatgaaacttGTTTTAGAACAAAAGACGTTTCTTTGTTTCACTGTAAATGAGCTTGTTGGATATTTAATCATAGCTCCTCTTTCTCCGCTTTGTGAATTGTTTCCTTCACAAAAGCCATGGGAGATATTCGggctaaatgaatttttaaaaatatgttgtttgtatttgattttttttttttgcggggtcGGGGGGCATGCTGcatagcttgcaggatctcagttccctgaccagggactgaacccaggccacggcagtgaaagcccagaatcctaaccactaggccaccagggaactccctgtatttgatttttactcagaaatgctttgttttttgtaaatatgtCTTTTGGCACCTGTGATCTTTGTTCTCTGCCCTCTTCTCACATGCCCCATATCCACAGACAAGGGAGACATGGCTGAATGCAGACATCACGCTCAGCGCCCTTCAGGTCACCTTCCAGAAGGTAATGAAAGGGGAGGAGACTCCCACATAGGGAGAGCTGTTtcctgtctctgttttctcatctgtaaaatgtgcatTAACAATAGTACCCATCTCTTCAGTTATTATCTGTTGTATTTAAATGGAGGATGTGGAGAACTAGGGCTGACATGtaataggggctcaataaatgcttttcttccttctttcattctttgccCCTCATTTCCTGTGTTTCAGGAATCCCGCTCTGTGTACCAGCTGCAGTATATGTCCTGGACAGACAGAGGGGTCCCTAGCAATCCTGACCACGTGCTCGCCATGGTGGAGGAAGCCCGGCGCCTCCAGGGATCTGGCCCCAGCCCCCTCTGTGTCCACTGCAGGTTTAGGAAAATGGGCTTTATGGGGGACTGGTGAGACAGAGGGGCTGATGGTGGGGAGGCAGACAGGGAGGATAGTGCAGGGCTTGGAGCCAGTCTTACAGTCTGAGTGCCTGTCTCAAGAAACCTGAGGCCACACTTGCTCAAGTTGCAGCTGAAATggttagtatttattgagcacagacTGTCTGCTAGGGAGTAAGTACACAGCTGATGCTCAACAAATATAAGCAATTAAAAAggttttcctttcaaattataaCCTGGGACTCTGGGAATCAAAAAGTGCTGCAGGGGACACTCCATTAaggccctcacccccagccccaaatGCCCCCTTTAAAAGGGGTTGCAGGCAGGCCCTGACTGAGCTCACCCTGATTCTCACTTGTTAGCACGGGCTGTGGGTGAACAGGTGTGCTGTGCACCGTGGATTATGTGAGACAGTTGCTCCTGACCCAGGTATGAGGAGGGCATACAAGCGCAGTGTGGGTCCTGTGCCTATGAGGTCCTGCTCACGTGCCCATCTCTCTGCCCTAGATGATCCTACCTAACTGCAGCCTCTTCAGTGTGGTCCTCCAGATTCGGAGGCAGCGGCCTGCAGCCTCACAGACAGAGGTGGCAGCCGGGTCTCCTCGTCCCAAGGACATAACCCTCCGGTTCTGGTTCTGGTCTTCCCTTCTCGATGACACCTCTTCCCTCCCCGACACCCTCAGGGGCAGTACAGGTTCCTGTATCACACAGTGGCTCAGATGTTCCTCTCAGCGCTCCCAAATGCCagccctcgggcttccctggtggcgcagtggttgggagtccgcctgccgatgcaggggacgcggattcgtgccccggtccgggaagatcccacatgccgcggagcggctggNNNNNNNNNNNNNNNNNNNNNNNNNNNNNNNNNNNNNNNNNNNNNNNNNNNNNNNNNNNNNNNNNNNNNNNNNNNNNNNNNNNNNNNNNNNNNNNNNNNNNNNNNNNNNNNNNNNNNNNNNNNNNNNNNNNNNNNagcagtgagaggcccgcgtacggcaaaaaaaaaaaaaaaaaaaaaaaaaaaaagccagccctCACTACCAGAACCTCAAGGAGGTACCAAGGCCCCCTTCCAATCCTCAGAGACCAGGACCCAGAGCAGAGGTCTGTGGCCACCACCAGCGCAGGAATCCAGCGCTTGGACTCCCTCCGGGAGCAGGGACTGACGCACTATGATATCTACCTTTGACCTCCTCCTTGCTCCCTTATCACTGTCCCCTCTTAAGCTTCCCCCACAGCGCCCACAGTGACCACCACTAGACGCCTGGACAGCGTCCTCCGAAGCCTCCTGCCTTTCCCCAGAATTGTGCCCCACTCTACGATGACGCCTTCTCCTCCGGACTTCCCACACCCTTCCTGCCATAGCCCGCCCGTCCGGCGCGGTCCTCAGGtacccagccccctcccctcagtcttcctttttcactttctcGTCCTTGGAGGCTGGCCCTTTCTTCACCCTTGCAACACCAGCCCCTTCCTTGCCGTTTAGTTCACCAAATACTCACTGGCCCTTTCTTCAGCTGAGCTCTGGGAACCCTCCCCAAATGACTCTTTAACCCAGAGATCCCATTGTCTCTGCCCCTCAGGCTAGCTCCCGATGTCAGCCCTCTCCTCGCTTTTCCACTCCTTAATTCAGCACATAGTTTTTGAGGCCGCCCAACAGTAAGGCCTCATGTCGGGTGCGGCAGAGACTTCAGCCCTTGGTCCTTGAGACCAGCCCTCCATTTTGAGACTCTCCCTTGCTTCTCTTTAGATGTCacttcctcattcatttattcaacagacaaCTACACAGAAATGACCAATCCTCAATACCGATATCTTGCCCCATTCACCTGCCAGCtggccccttccttccttcatccaccCAACCTGCTGGGCGCTAGGGACACAGAAACGAGACCCTTTCCCCAGAGACGCTACCGCCTCCATCTCCTCGCTCCGTAACTGCGCGCCGCCTCGGGCGGGAAGGAAGCCGGTGGTTTGCGCGCCGAGCgcgctgccccctccctccccagcctcggCGCCGCCGTTTCACTTCCTCCCCACCCGCAGGAGCATCTCGGTGCCCGGGCCCCCGGGCCTCGCCATGGCCGACACGTACGCTGTGGTGCAGAAGCGCGCGGCCCCCGCGGGCACCGGGGCAGAGGCGGGCGCGCGGGCGCGCGGCGCGGAGGAGACGCCCCTCTACAGCCAGGTGACGCCGCGCGCCCGGCGGCCCCAGGCGCGCGCGGAGGACGGGCGCGGGCCGCTAACCGGCCGCGGTAAGTCGACGCGGCCCGGGcgcggggctggggagggctggccccGACCTGCTCCGTCTCCCGACCCCCTGTGGCTGCGGTCTGGAGGGCCTGGACGCCACGAggacccccaccccccctccaccGAGTCCGATTCGGTCACGCCCCGGAGGCTGACGTCCCCGCTTCTCCGGCCACGCCTCTGGGACAACCGCCTGTCCTCTGGTCACGCCCGGAAGCGTCCCGGGCCAAACCGCGGTCTCTGGCCCGGCCACCTAGTCCGGGCGGAGGTCTCCAATTTGGTCACGCCCCTGGCCACGCACCCTCCCGCTGGGCCCCGGCGCCCAGCCTGCCttctctggtctgggaggatgcgCATTTGCCTCCGAGTGGCTCCCCGGAACTTCGAGGCGCGGCCTGAGCCGATCTGTTAGGGGTCGTTTTCTGCCCGCAGTTCCTGTTGACCAAAGCCCAGCAGGGCCTGGCGCCTACGAGGACGTGGTAGATGGAGCTCAGACTAGTGGCCTAGGTAAGTCAGACAGCCTGGGTCGCTGGGACTCTGCAGTTTTAACTGAATCCCAGGCATTTGGGGCTTTGAGATGGTGGCAGGAAAACACACGCCCTCGGACTCCTGTGGCTGTGTCTGCAGCAAACCGTGAGGGTCTGGAGGCTTGGGGGTGACTTTCCACGAGTTGCCTACGTCTCTGCACCTCAGCTTCTCCGTGAGCCCTACGGTGTCCTTCCTTTTCCAGGCTTCAACCTGCGCATTGGAAGGCCTAAAGGACCCCGGGACCCGCCTGCCGAGTGGACCCGCGTGTGAGTGCAGCGCCCTTGCCTGCCTGTTGGGTGCCTGGTCCACATGGGTTCCTGGACTGCTGAGGGCCGTGCTCTACTCTGTGAAGTGCTGGGAATGGGGTTGCTGGGCTGaatcaaaataaaagtttctcAGTGTGGAAAATATGGGGGCTTTGCCTCAGTGATCATAGCGTTCAAGGCTTGAGGCTTGGGGAGGTAGTTGGTTGACGATGGCTGGTGAGGTTACACTGAGcatattcaagaagaaataaactgtcCCCTTCACCACTTGAAGGACTGGTTCATCTCAGTATCTGAGCCTCCCTCACTCAGACACTCAGCTTATGACACAGGGAGATGGATGGACCCCCATTGCCCTCCACCATTCAGACAGATGGAAGCCAGGCATAACAACAGCCAAGCAGACTGATTTCAGACAGACAGGTGAAAAGATCCCCAGATGGGCTGGCAGACAGATGGAATCCCAACCTGGACAGGCATATAGCAATTTCCTTAGCCAGCCAGACCTTCAGAGGGACAGCCATGGGTGGACCTCCAGCCAGAGAGAGTGACCCACCAACAGCCTAACAGACCACCCCATGCAAAAGAGACCACCGAAAAGACGGACCCCTTTCCCCAGCTAAACAGCTAGACAGACATCAGCCAGATAAACCCTTGGCTGGACAGACTCCCAGGCAGATGTAAAGAGATCCCCAGCTGAATAGACACAGATGTCCTCTCAGCTAGACAGACCTCCCAGCTACACAGACCCACCCCCATGTGGGCAGACAGCCTGACAGACCTAGTCACACAGACTCCCAACTAGCCAACTGGACTCCAGCCAGGCAGATACTAGCCACACAGACCCTTGATTGCACAGACACCCCACCCAGCCAGCCAGACTTCCAACTAGGCAGAAAGGTGGGCAGACCCCCCATTTTGGCAGCGAAATTGATATATCTTCTGCTGGGAAGACAGCCAGGTGGACACTCCGGCAGTCAACTGGTTAGATAGGCAGATGGACCCTCATATAGAAAAAGCATCATGAGCCAGACAGATCCTCCGCTACCCAGACCATCTGCCAGTTGGACACACACTGCAAATCCTTCAGGTAGATGGAATCCCTGCTAGCCAGATGGGCTCCTAGCCCTCAGATACATAGGACCCCATTGGATGGGTGGACTCCTAGTCGGACAGATAGATTCCcagccacaatgagacaccatCCTCAGCCAGAGAAATAAATGGACCCCAAGCCAACTGGCCAGCTAGATCCCAAGTTGGATGAACAGACCCCCAAACCAGGTGAATGGGTAGACCCCCCATCTGGACAGATGACTGGACCCCAACAATTCAGACCCCTAGCTGTTCACACAGGCTTCTAGCCATCCAAGCCTCCAGCCCTTGAGCTGAACAGCAGATGCACACAGACCACCAGCTTGGCAGACAAATCTGCAGCCAGCAAGACAGCCCTCTAGCCTCACAGTCAGATGGACTGACCTCATACTGATAGACTGGTAAACCTCCAAGTAGACTCAGctggaaaaataaactccagacaAACCGACTCCCAACTTGAAAAGAAGATCCTCAGACAAAC from Physeter macrocephalus isolate SW-GA chromosome 2, ASM283717v5, whole genome shotgun sequence encodes the following:
- the PTPN18 gene encoding LOW QUALITY PROTEIN: tyrosine-protein phosphatase non-receptor type 18 (The sequence of the model RefSeq protein was modified relative to this genomic sequence to represent the inferred CDS: inserted 1 base in 1 codon; substituted 1 base at 1 genomic stop codon); amino-acid sequence: MSRSLDAARSFLEQLEARGGREGAVLACDFSDIRAHSASWKTDSVCSTEAGSRPENVRKNRYKDVLPYDHTRVILSLLQEEGHGDYINGNFIRGTDGCQAYIATQGPLPHTLLDFWCVIWEFGVKVILMACREMENGRKKCERYWAQEQEPLQIGLFCIILTRETWLNADITLSALQVTFQKESRSVYQLQYMSWTDRGVPSNPDHVLAMVEEARRLQGSGPSPLCVHCSTGCGXTGVLCTVDYVRQLLLTQMILPNCSLFSVVLQIRRQRPAASQTEGQYRFLYHTVAQMFLSALPNATSPHYQNLKENCAPLYDDXLLLRTSHTLPAIARPSGAVLRSISVPGPPGLAMADTYAVVQKRAAPAGTGAEAGARARGAEETPLYSQVTPRARRPQARAEDGRGPLTGRVPVDQSPAGPGAYEDVVDGAQTSGLGFNLRIGRPKGPRDPPAEWTRV